Part of the Actinomyces howellii genome, ACCCTCGCGTCACCACGGGTCTCGAGGCGACCGGATCCCGGGAGCGTCCCGGCCGCCGTGGGGACCGGCGCCAGGGCGGCGCGCACGACCCGGTCGACCAGGGCCGCTGGCGCGTCGCGGTGGACCTGCCAGAAGCCGTCGGCACGCACGCCGTAGGACAGCTCGCCCAGGCCGATCCCGGAGGCGTCGACCCGCTCCTCGACCCTGCGCCGCCCCGTGGGCCGAGCGGCGGCGGTGTGCACGGCGCCGTCGAGGATGACGACCGGCTCCCCCACGCTGGGGGCCACGACGTCGACGCGGGTCCCCGGCCGGTAGCGCCGGCGCCATCGACCGGACTCGGTCAGCCCGAGCGCCTGGATCTGCGGGACGGCCAGCGGCAGGCGGAGCACCGGCAGGACCGTGCGGGAGCGGAAGGCGTGCATCCCCGCCCGTCCGTCAGGGGTGACGGTCAAGGAGATCCGGGTGCGGGTGCCCTGTCCCGCCGTCGCCCCGGTGCCCGTGTCCCGGGCGGCGACGGGGCCGACCTGCTCGACGAGGACCCCGTCGGGCTGGGCCTCGGGCAGCCCGGCCACGGCCCGGGCGACCGTCTCTCCACCGATGCGCCGCAGGCAGTCGGCCAGGACGCGGCGCTTCCAGTCCCGCTGGGCCGGCAGGGCGACATGGCTCAGCTCTCCCCCGCCCACTCCCCCGGGGCCGGCCTCGGGCCACACCGGCGTCACGCGGTCCGGCGAGGCCTCGAGGACCTCGACCGCCTCCGCCCTCCACACCTTCGAGCCCCTCCCGGTGACGCGGGCGCGCACGGTCTCCCCGGGAAGGGCGTGACGCACGAAGACGACGCGTCCCCCGGGGTCGTCGGCCGGGCGGGCCACGCAGTGGCCGCCGTGTGCCGGCGCACCCACGGCCAGGACGAGCTCGTCCGGCTCGTGGGCGTCACGGGGGTGAGCAGTGCGCCGGGGGCTCATCGTCCGCTCCCGGCGCGACGCAGGCGACGGGCCTCGGCCCGGCGGGAGGCGACATCGGTGTCGGCGATGCCTTCAGGGGTGGTCGCCCGCACGCCGCGGTGGACGTGGGTCTGGCCGGGTGCTCCCAGCTGCCACGGCACGGAGGCCACGACGACCCCGGGGGTGAACAGCAGCGCGGTCTTGAGCCGCAGGGCGGTCTGGCTGTGCAGCACCTGCTCCCACCAGTGGCGCACGATGTACTCGGGCAGGAAGACGACGACGAGGTCGCGGGGGGACTCACGGCGTACCGAGCGCACGTAGGACACGATCGGTCGTGTCAGTTCGCGCAGGGGGGAGTCCAGGACGGTCAGGGGCACGGGCAGGTCGGCCTCCTCCCACTGCTCAAGCAGGCGCTCGGCGGCGCCGTCGCCGGCGTCGACGGTGACGGCCTCGATGGAGGTCGGATAGGTCGACAGGGCGTAGGTCAGTGCGCGCAGGGTCGGCCGGTTGAGCCGTGAGGCGAGCACGACGGCGTGGACGTGGGCGGGCAGGACCCTGGCGTCGTGGAGGTCGTCGATGGCCATCTCCTGCCCCACCCTGCGGTAGTGCCTGCGGATCCTGTTCATGACGAGGAAGAGCAGTGCCATGAGAAGCAGGGTCACCCACGCCCCGCGGGTGAGCTTGGTGAGGAGCACGATGAGGAGGACCAGCCCGGTCCCCGCGGCCCCGACGGTGTTGACCACGCGCGAGCGGGCCATGCTCCGGCGGGCCCCGGGGTCGGTGGCCAGGGCCAGGGCGCGGGTCCAGTGGCGGACCATGCCGACCTGGGACAGGGTGAAGGAGATGAAGACCCCGACGATGTAGAGCTGGATGAGCCTGTTCGTGCTCGCTCCGAAGCCGACGATGAAGGCCACCGCCCCCAGCCACAGCACGACGATGCCGTTGGAGTAGGCCAGGCGGTCCCCGCGCAGGGCGAGCTGGCGGGGAAGGAACTCATCGCGGCCCAGCACCGAGGCCAGGACCGGGAAGCCGTTGAAGGCGGTGTTGGCCGCCAGGACCAGGATGAGGCCGGTGACGACGGTGATGAGGTAGAACATCGGCTTGACGTCGGCGAAGACGGTGGCCGCGATCTGCCCGATGACCGGGTCCTGGTGGTAGCCCTCCCCCAGCGGCACCCCGTTGCTGAGCAGCTCAGTGGCCGGGTCCTCCGCCATGCGCACCCCGGTCGCGCCCGCCAGGTGGACGATGCTCAGGAGCATGAGCGCCGAGATCGTCCCCAGCATGAGCAGCGTCGTCGCGGCGTTGCGGGACTTGGGACGCCGGAAGCTGGGCACGCCGTTGGAGATCGCCTCGACTCCGGTCAGCGCCGCGCAGCCCGAGGAGAAGGCGCGCAGGACGAGGAAGGCCCCCGCCATCCCCGTCAGGCCCTGCTCCCACCCGCTCTGGGCGACCACCTCGTAGGAGGCCGACGGGGCGCTCCCCAGGGCACCGGTGGCCTCCTGGACCAGGCCCGTGACCGCCAGGACCCCGATGGCCCCCATGTACAGGTAGGTGGGGACGGCGAAGGCGCCTCCGGACTCCCTGGAGCCACGCAGGTTGAGCACGGCCAGGAGCGTCGCGATCCCGACCGCGATCTCGACCTTGTAGGGCGAGACCGAGGGGACGGCCGCAGCGAGGTAGGAGGTCCCCGCCGATACCGACACCGCGACGGTGAGCACGTAGTCGCACAGGAGGGCCGAGGCCACCGCCAGGCCCGCGTGGGAGCCGAGGTTGGTCGACACGACCTCGTAGTCCCCGCCCCCCGAGGGGTAGGCGTGGACGGTCTGCCGGTAGGAGGCGACGACGATGAGAAGCACCGCGACCACCGCCAGGGCGATCCACGGGGAGACGACGGTCGCGGCGACACCGGCCACTGCCAGGGTGATGAGGACCTCATCGGGGGCGTAGCCCACGCTCGACAGGGCGTCGGAGGCGAAGACCGGCAGGGCGATCCGCTTGGGCAGAAGCGTCTCGCCCAGCGCCCCGCTGGGCACCGGCCGACCGACGATGAGCCGCTTGACGCGGTCGGCGAAGTCACGCACGGAAGATCATGCTACTCCGCGGCGCCTGGCACGCACACGGGGCCAGGACCCGGGAGTACCGTTGCGTCCGTGCACTTCGTCATCATGGGCTGCGGACGCGTGGGTGCCTCCATGGCCGTCCAGCTCGACCGCATGGGCCACTCGGTGGCCGTCATCGACCAGTCCTCCAACGCCTTCCGTCGCCTTCCCTCCGGCTTCAACGGCCGCAAGGTCAAGGGAATCGGATTCGACCGCGACGCCCTGGAGCAGGCGGGGATCGACGAGGCCTACGCCTTCGTGGCCGTGTCCAACGGGGACAACTCCAACATCGTGGCGGCGCGGGTGGCGCGCGAGCTCTTCGGCGTCGAGCACGTCGTGGCCCGGATCTACGACGCCCGACGTGCCGACGTCTACGAGCGCCTGGGCATCCCGACGGTGGCGACTGTCCGCCAGACCGCCGAGCAGATGATGCGCCGCGTCCTTCCCGGGGTGACCTCCCGCGAGGCCTCCGATCCCTCCGGCGAGGTCTGCCTCGTCCAGCCCGACCTCGCCGTCGCCTGGGTGGGCACGACCGTCGGCAGGCTCGAGGAGCTGGTCGAGGCGAGGGTCGCCTGGGTCTCGCGGGGAGGGGGCGCCCTCGTGCCCCGCGCCTCGACGATCATCCAGGAGAACGACCGCTTGCACGTGGCCGTCAGCACCGACCGGCTGCCCGCCCTGCAGCGGGCCCTGTCCCGTCCCCCCGCCCAGGAGGCCTGAGCCATGAAGATCCTCATCGCCGGAGCCGGGTCGGTGGGCCGCTCGATCGCGCGCGAGCTCATCGCCCGCGGTCACGAGATCACCCTCGTCGACAACTCACCCGACGCGATGCGCGTCGCCGCGGTCCCCGAGGCCGACTGGCTGCTGGCCGACGCCTGTGACGTCGACTCCCTGGCCGAGGCGGGGGCACAGGACTGCGACGTCGTCGTGTCGGCCACGGGGGACGACAAGGCCAACCTCGTCGTGTCCTTGCTGGTCAAGACCGAGTACGGCGTGCCGCGCACGGTGGCCCGCGTCAACAACCCGAAGAACGAGTGGCTCTTCGACGAGACCTGGGGCGTCGACGTGGCGGTGTCGACTCCCCGGATCATGACAGCGCTCGTCGAGGAGGCGGTGAGCATCGGCTCCCTCGTGTCGATCTTCACCTTCCACCAGTCAGGGGCGCTCATGCACGAGCTGACCCTGGCCGACGACTCCCCGGTCATCGGAGAGCTGGTCAGCGAGGTCGACCTGCCGCCGCTGACCGTGCTCGCCGCGATCCTGCGCGACGACCGGCCGATCGTGCCCGGACGTGACGAGCGCTTCGAGCGGGGCGACGAGCTCGTGTTCCTCACCGCCCGTGAGGGCGAGGCCTCCCTGAGGGAGGTCCCGGACATCTTCTCCGGCGCGGAGGACCCGGAGCCCGTCGAGGGAGCCCCCGCCTGACGGGCGACAGGGCTCGCAGCAGCTCTCAGCCGCTCTCAGCCGCGGTGCCAGCGGCCGCCGGGCGCGCGATGCGCCACGCGAACCACAGGGTCAGTGCGTACAGCGGCACGCCCAGGACGATCCTGGCGATCCCGAGCGCACCGAGGGCGGGATCACCCATGAGGTAGAGCGGCACCTCGACGACCAGGCGCAGTGCGAACATCCCGCACAGAACCGCCGTGGCCACGGCGTAGCGGCGCCTGAGACCCTCGAGGTCGGGGTCGGTCCGCCAGGAGGCACGCGCCCGGGCCTGCGCGCTCTCGTCGTCCTCGCCGTCCCCCTGGCCCGAGGCCGTGCGCCACAGCTCGATGAAGACACCGACCAGGGGCCGGCGCAGGGCGATCGACCCCGCGGTCACGGCCAGCATGACGGCGTTGATGATGAGCCCGGTGGCGTAGAAGTTCGAGGCGTGGCCGGTGCGCCAGGCCCAGGCAGCGCTGATGAGCGCGAGAACCGCTCCTCCCAGCACCTGGGTGAGGGGCTGGCCGGCCACGAGCCTGGCCAGGAGGCAGACGGCGCTGAGAGCCAGGGAGGCTCCCAGGGCCACGAGGAGGGCGTCGGGGCGCAGGGCGAGGACCGTGACGAAGACGACCGTGGGTGCGGCGGACTCGAGGACGCCGCGCCAGCCCCCGACGGCCTCGGAGACGTCAAAGCTCTCGGCCCCCACCGCCTCAAGCCCCCCGCCCCGCCGGGTCCCGCGCGGCCCCCGACCGGTTGCGGGCGCGCTCACCTGCCCCTGCCCAGGATCTCGTAGGAGGGGTTGTAGATGGCCGGGCGGGCGCGGCCGGCCACCACCGTGCCCTCGACCATGAGCCGGGCCCCGGGCGAGATGCCGGCGATGGAACGCCGTCCCAACCACACGAGGTCCACCGATCCCGTGCCGTCGAAGAGCTGGCCGACAAGCACCGGCTTGAGGGCGGCCGGCGGGTAGGTGACCGCGCGCAGCACCCCGCCGACGCGGACGCGCTCACGCGCCCGCAGGTCGTTGAGGGGAGTGGTCGTCCCTCTCAGGGCACTGAGGGAGCGGGTGGTGTCGTCGGCGTCGAGCTGGTCACGGTCGGCGCTCAGGTGCTCGACCACGCGCCGCAGCAGCCCCGGGCGCGCTGCCATGATCAGCGCACCTCGGCGATCGTGGGACCCGGGGAGAGGGGGTCGAGACCCGGCAGGTCCTCGGCCTCCGGGGCGGCCCCGGCCCCCGGTGCGTGCAGCGGCAGGATCTCACGCGGCGGGCGCGCGGCTCCGTCGCGCACGACGACGACGTCGGCGAAGACCTCGCGCAGCGAGCGGGAGGCCGCCTCGTCGGTGGCCGCCCTGCCCTGGAGCACGCCGCGCAGGAACCAGCGGGGGCCGTCCACGCCGATGAACCGCACGGCGACGGTCGAGTCGTGGCCGTCCCGGCCGCGCACCGGGACCTGCGCGAGGATCTCAGGGCCGTGGGGCCCTGAGACGACCTTGTGGGAGGCGCGGGTGCGGGTGAGCTCGGCGGTGATGTCCTCGCGCAGCTCCTCCCAGATGCCTGTCGAGCGCGGCGCGGCGAAGGCACGCAGCTCCAGGCTCGACCCGCCCAGGACCAGCACGACGGCCCCGGCCTCGGCCCCGGCACCGGGGCTCTCGAGGCGGATCTGCATGCCGTCGACGGCCGGGACACGCAGCGAACCGAGGTCGACGCGCACGGTGGATCCGCTCGCCTCAGGGGCGTCGGCACTGTCCCACGGACCGCCGACGACCTCCTCGGGCTCACGGGAGGCCGGCTCGGGGTCGCCGGGTGAGCTGTCCCGTGCCGGCTCGGCGTCGTCGGGTCGTCTCCGGGAGAACAGGCCCATGGTGGCCTCCTGTGGGTCGTGGCGGGAACGGGTCCCGGTGCGTTGGCTCATCCGGGACCCTAAGGAGTCAGGGACGGCGGTCCGCCCGCTTGGTGGCCGAGGCGCTCAGGCGCCCCGGCCGGCGACGGAGCCGTGGGTCGCGGTCAGCCCGCGCAGTCGGTGCACACCGGCAGGCCGGTGGCGTCGTCGACGTAGGCCAGAGAGCCCCGGTGGTGGACCAGGAAGCACTCGGAGCAGGTGAACTCGTCCTCGAGCTGGGGCACGACGTGGACGCTCAGCTCCTCCCTGGACAGGTCCGCGCCTGGGAGCTCAAAGCCCTCGGCGACCTCGTTCTCGTCCTCCTCGATCGCCTCGGAGGACTGGTCCTTCTGCCGGGCGGTCAGCTCCTCGATCGAATCGGCCTCGGGCTCGTCATCGTTCTTGCGCGGGGCGTCGTAGTCGGTCGCCATGGCCTCGTCACTTTCTTTCGTCGACGGCTCTCGGTGGGGCTCCCCGGCGGCGCAGGGGCGCCGCGGGGGGCGTCCACAGCACCCAGGGCACCGCGGACCGCCCCGGCCGAGCAGGGCACGCGCACCATAGCACCGTGGCCCCGTCAGGGGAATCATCCGGGTTGTGGTCATGTCCCACGCCGCCGTCACGTGCGTCACTGTGCTCGTGGGGGACCCGGGCCCGACCTGTGGCTAGACCCTCAGACCCGCGTGCCACACCGCCCCGCCTCCCCGCCGTGGGCCGCTAAGGATGGCACGCTGAGGCATGTCCGAAGGACTGTAAGGAGGCCCACGCCCATGATCGAGCTCGAGCTGCTGGGAGCCAACGGCGACGTGGTCGTCATGACCGATGCCCAGGGAGAGCGGTACAGCATCGTCGTGGACGACGCCCTGCGCGCTGCCGTGCGCCGGGCGCGCCCCTCGGCCCTCGTGCACGCTCCCGAGGTCCCGGCTCCGGGCTCGACCGTGCGGCCGCGCGACCTCCAGGCGCTCATGAGGGCGGGTGCGAGCGCCGAGGAGGTCGCCGCCACGACCGGCCTGCGCGTCGATCACGTGCGACGCTTCGAGGGGCCGGTCCTGGCCGAGCGGACCTGGGCGGTCGGCCAGGCCCAGGCGTGTCGGATCGGCTGGGAGAACGACTCCCCCGTCCTGGGGGAGCTGGTCGTCGACCGTCTGGCCACCCGGGGGGTGGAGCCCTCGAGCCTGGAGTGGGACGCCCTGCGCGAGGGGCGCAGCCCCTGGCAGGTGACGCTGGCCTTCATCCAGGGCGCGCAGGTCAGGCACGCGCGGTGGGAGCTCGACCTGACCGCCAAGTCGGTGACGGCGCTCGACGACGAGGCCAGGTGGCTCACCGAGGCGGCGGCCGCCCGGCGCCCGGCGGTCTTCGACCAGGACTCCGGGGCCTCGGGCGCGGCCGCCGGGGCCGATCCGGACCCCGCGCTCGGCGAGGCGGGACCGGTGCGAGCGGAGCGGGACGCAGCCCAGGAGCCCGCCCCGGACAGCCCGACCGACGCGCTGCTGGCCGATCTTGCCTCCAACCGGGGCCGCCGGCTCGAGGTCGAGCCTCCCGAGGGTCTCGACGAGTCCGAGCTCCCCGCTGCCGACGGGGCGGCCGGGCCCACGAGCCCGGGCGAGGGCAGCGCCCAGATCGTGTCGATGACGGACCGTCGGCGTGCGCTGTCAGCCAACCACCCGGCGGGATCGAAGCTGCCGCGCGTGCCCGGGGAGGCGCACTCGCCCGCCGAGCCCGATGCACGCACCGAGGAGGTGCCTGAGGTCCCCACCCAGGAGGCGCTGCCGCAGATGCCTGACGCCCCTGCCCGTCGCTCCCGGCGCCGGTCGCGCCGCTCGGTGCCCTCCTGGGACGAGATCGTCTTCGGCGCCAAGCCCGAGTAGCTGCCCGGGTAGCTGGCCGAGTAGCTGCCCGGACGGCTCCCGCGGCCCTCAGGCCTGTGCGACCAGCAGCGGCACGATCGTCTCGGCCTCGGTCGAGGAGCCGTGCACGCCGGGCATCGCCATCGCCCCGGGCGAGTGCACCCTCGGGTCCACGACCACCCACCGGCCGGCCATGGCCACGAGCACGTCCCCGAGGACCCCGTGGGCGCGCGGGCCCACCGGGCCGAGCATCTCGTGGGCCTGGTCCCGGGTGCCGACCCACAGGGCCCGCTCCCCCAGCTCGGCGCGCCACCGGTCGGCGACCTGCCGGGCGGTGTCGGGGTCCGAGCCGGGGACGTGGAGCTGGGTGAAGCGCGGCTCGCCGGCGACGGCGACGACGTCGCGCGCCAGCGACGGGTGCGCGGTCACCTCGATGCGCAGGGACTCGTCGGTGTCGACCATGCCGTGGTCGGCCGTCAGGACGACCCGGGTGCCCCCGGGGACCCGACGAAGCAGCTCGGTCATCGCGGCGTCGAGCCGCTCGAGCTGCTCGAGCCAGGTCGCCGAGCGCCACCCGTGGGCGTGTCCCGCGTGGTCGAGCTCGCCGACGTAGAGGTAGACCAGGGGCGTGCCTCGACGCAGAGCCTGTGCCGCCGCTGCCGGTCGGTCCTCGAGCCGGTCGACCCCCACGTGGGTGGCACCGCGCAGACCCGCCTGCGTCAGTCCTGACCCGGCGAAGCGCGAGGGCCCGACAGACACGACCGTGGGCCGGGTGCCGGAGGCCGGGTCGGCCTCGACGCGCTCGAAGATCGTGGGAACGTCCTGCCAGGCTCGTGGGTCGGGCGCCTGTCCCTCCCAGGTGATGAGGCACAGGTTGCGCTCCCCGGAGGGGACCGTCCCGGCAGGAAGGTCGCGCCCGAGCAGCGGGTTGAGGACGCTGTACCCCACCATGCCGGTCAGTCCCGGCCCGGCACCGGTACCCAGGGTGGTCAGCGCCGCGGCGGTCGTCGACGGCAGGCAGGTCACCGCGGCGGGACCGGGGCCTCCTGCCGCCTCGGCCTGGGAGAGCCAGGAACGCAGCCGGGGGGCGTGGCCCCGACGCTCCCGCAGCTGCACGAGACCCAGGCCGTCGACGAGCACGACGACGGTCCCGGCACCGGTGGTCGGGTCGTCCAGGCCCCATGCCCGGGCCGCCCGTCGGGCCTGGGCGTCGGTGAGGGCGCCCTGGGGACCGTCTGCCAGGGACAGCCCGGCGCTGACTGCGGCTGCCCCCAGGACCTGCCGGAGCTCGGGCAGGGACGGGTCGGTCCCGGCGCTCATGGGCGGGTCGTGGCCGCCGACAGGGCCCGGGCGAAGGCCTCGGCCCGGGCCAGGGCCTCGTCCCCCTCGACGCCCGCGGACACGCGCACGACGATGTCGTCGGGCATCGACACCCCGCTCAGACCGTGATCGGCCTGGCAGGTCGGGTCGGCGCAGGCCGTCGGCTCCAGGTCCAGGCGGCGTACCGAGCCCCAGGACACGGCGATGGTCATCTCGGACAGGCGGCCGCCTCCGGCCGCGGGCTCGACCACGCCGCGGGTGAGCGCCACCGAGGCGATCCGGGACAACGGCACCGCCTCGCTCGTGGCCACGGCGCCGGGACGCCCGTCCTCGCGAGGCAGGTCGTCGACGTGGACGATGATGAGGCGGGTGCCCGTCAGGGCCATGACGGTGAGGTGGCGGTGCACGGCGTCGTCGAAGGTCGTCTCCGCCTGGACGAGGTCGACCAGGACGTCCTCGCCCGCCAGCGCCACGTCGAGGGTCCCCAGGACGAGCTCGGGATAGTAGCCTGCGCGGGCCACCGCGTCGACGAAGGTGCCCGTGGAGCCACGGTCGATGGGGTCCGTCGGAGTCATGGGCATCATTGTGCCACCGGCCCACGACACGCTGGATCCCCGCCGGGCGGGCCCCGGGACGGGCCTGCCGGGTGTCGAGTCGTC contains:
- a CDS encoding class I SAM-dependent RNA methyltransferase; its protein translation is MSPRRTAHPRDAHEPDELVLAVGAPAHGGHCVARPADDPGGRVVFVRHALPGETVRARVTGRGSKVWRAEAVEVLEASPDRVTPVWPEAGPGGVGGGELSHVALPAQRDWKRRVLADCLRRIGGETVARAVAGLPEAQPDGVLVEQVGPVAARDTGTGATAGQGTRTRISLTVTPDGRAGMHAFRSRTVLPVLRLPLAVPQIQALGLTESGRWRRRYRPGTRVDVVAPSVGEPVVILDGAVHTAAARPTGRRRVEERVDASGIGLGELSYGVRADGFWQVHRDAPAALVDRVVRAALAPVPTAAGTLPGSGRLETRGDARVLELYSGAGLFTLPLAMLTETVLSLEGSEQAVRDARRNLHDLPGAHLRSGPVTADTVRALGAQEVMGGGPDVVVLDPPRQGAGQAVAAAVAALGARRIVLVACDPAALARDTAVLLGAGYGLAAMSALDMFPHTHHLEVVAVLERP
- a CDS encoding APC family permease; its protein translation is MRDFADRVKRLIVGRPVPSGALGETLLPKRIALPVFASDALSSVGYAPDEVLITLAVAGVAATVVSPWIALAVVAVLLIVVASYRQTVHAYPSGGGDYEVVSTNLGSHAGLAVASALLCDYVLTVAVSVSAGTSYLAAAVPSVSPYKVEIAVGIATLLAVLNLRGSRESGGAFAVPTYLYMGAIGVLAVTGLVQEATGALGSAPSASYEVVAQSGWEQGLTGMAGAFLVLRAFSSGCAALTGVEAISNGVPSFRRPKSRNAATTLLMLGTISALMLLSIVHLAGATGVRMAEDPATELLSNGVPLGEGYHQDPVIGQIAATVFADVKPMFYLITVVTGLILVLAANTAFNGFPVLASVLGRDEFLPRQLALRGDRLAYSNGIVVLWLGAVAFIVGFGASTNRLIQLYIVGVFISFTLSQVGMVRHWTRALALATDPGARRSMARSRVVNTVGAAGTGLVLLIVLLTKLTRGAWVTLLLMALLFLVMNRIRRHYRRVGQEMAIDDLHDARVLPAHVHAVVLASRLNRPTLRALTYALSTYPTSIEAVTVDAGDGAAERLLEQWEEADLPVPLTVLDSPLRELTRPIVSYVRSVRRESPRDLVVVFLPEYIVRHWWEQVLHSQTALRLKTALLFTPGVVVASVPWQLGAPGQTHVHRGVRATTPEGIADTDVASRRAEARRLRRAGSGR
- a CDS encoding potassium channel family protein, translating into MHFVIMGCGRVGASMAVQLDRMGHSVAVIDQSSNAFRRLPSGFNGRKVKGIGFDRDALEQAGIDEAYAFVAVSNGDNSNIVAARVARELFGVEHVVARIYDARRADVYERLGIPTVATVRQTAEQMMRRVLPGVTSREASDPSGEVCLVQPDLAVAWVGTTVGRLEELVEARVAWVSRGGGALVPRASTIIQENDRLHVAVSTDRLPALQRALSRPPAQEA
- a CDS encoding potassium channel family protein is translated as MKILIAGAGSVGRSIARELIARGHEITLVDNSPDAMRVAAVPEADWLLADACDVDSLAEAGAQDCDVVVSATGDDKANLVVSLLVKTEYGVPRTVARVNNPKNEWLFDETWGVDVAVSTPRIMTALVEEAVSIGSLVSIFTFHQSGALMHELTLADDSPVIGELVSEVDLPPLTVLAAILRDDRPIVPGRDERFERGDELVFLTAREGEASLREVPDIFSGAEDPEPVEGAPA
- a CDS encoding DUF3159 domain-containing protein; this translates as MSAPATGRGPRGTRRGGGLEAVGAESFDVSEAVGGWRGVLESAAPTVVFVTVLALRPDALLVALGASLALSAVCLLARLVAGQPLTQVLGGAVLALISAAWAWRTGHASNFYATGLIINAVMLAVTAGSIALRRPLVGVFIELWRTASGQGDGEDDESAQARARASWRTDPDLEGLRRRYAVATAVLCGMFALRLVVEVPLYLMGDPALGALGIARIVLGVPLYALTLWFAWRIARPAAAGTAAESG
- a CDS encoding OB-fold nucleic acid binding domain-containing protein; translation: MAARPGLLRRVVEHLSADRDQLDADDTTRSLSALRGTTTPLNDLRARERVRVGGVLRAVTYPPAALKPVLVGQLFDGTGSVDLVWLGRRSIAGISPGARLMVEGTVVAGRARPAIYNPSYEILGRGR
- a CDS encoding DUF3710 domain-containing protein, translating into MGLFSRRRPDDAEPARDSSPGDPEPASREPEEVVGGPWDSADAPEASGSTVRVDLGSLRVPAVDGMQIRLESPGAGAEAGAVVLVLGGSSLELRAFAAPRSTGIWEELREDITAELTRTRASHKVVSGPHGPEILAQVPVRGRDGHDSTVAVRFIGVDGPRWFLRGVLQGRAATDEAASRSLREVFADVVVVRDGAARPPREILPLHAPGAGAAPEAEDLPGLDPLSPGPTIAEVR
- a CDS encoding DUF4193 domain-containing protein, with the translated sequence MATDYDAPRKNDDEPEADSIEELTARQKDQSSEAIEEDENEVAEGFELPGADLSREELSVHVVPQLEDEFTCSECFLVHHRGSLAYVDDATGLPVCTDCAG
- the sepH gene encoding septation protein SepH, yielding MIELELLGANGDVVVMTDAQGERYSIVVDDALRAAVRRARPSALVHAPEVPAPGSTVRPRDLQALMRAGASAEEVAATTGLRVDHVRRFEGPVLAERTWAVGQAQACRIGWENDSPVLGELVVDRLATRGVEPSSLEWDALREGRSPWQVTLAFIQGAQVRHARWELDLTAKSVTALDDEARWLTEAAAARRPAVFDQDSGASGAAAGADPDPALGEAGPVRAERDAAQEPAPDSPTDALLADLASNRGRRLEVEPPEGLDESELPAADGAAGPTSPGEGSAQIVSMTDRRRALSANHPAGSKLPRVPGEAHSPAEPDARTEEVPEVPTQEALPQMPDAPARRSRRRSRRSVPSWDEIVFGAKPE
- a CDS encoding alkaline phosphatase family protein; its protein translation is MSAGTDPSLPELRQVLGAAAVSAGLSLADGPQGALTDAQARRAARAWGLDDPTTGAGTVVVLVDGLGLVQLRERRGHAPRLRSWLSQAEAAGGPGPAAVTCLPSTTAAALTTLGTGAGPGLTGMVGYSVLNPLLGRDLPAGTVPSGERNLCLITWEGQAPDPRAWQDVPTIFERVEADPASGTRPTVVSVGPSRFAGSGLTQAGLRGATHVGVDRLEDRPAAAAQALRRGTPLVYLYVGELDHAGHAHGWRSATWLEQLERLDAAMTELLRRVPGGTRVVLTADHGMVDTDESLRIEVTAHPSLARDVVAVAGEPRFTQLHVPGSDPDTARQVADRWRAELGERALWVGTRDQAHEMLGPVGPRAHGVLGDVLVAMAGRWVVVDPRVHSPGAMAMPGVHGSSTEAETIVPLLVAQA
- a CDS encoding DUF5998 family protein, encoding MTPTDPIDRGSTGTFVDAVARAGYYPELVLGTLDVALAGEDVLVDLVQAETTFDDAVHRHLTVMALTGTRLIIVHVDDLPREDGRPGAVATSEAVPLSRIASVALTRGVVEPAAGGGRLSEMTIAVSWGSVRRLDLEPTACADPTCQADHGLSGVSMPDDIVVRVSAGVEGDEALARAEAFARALSAATTRP